The Podospora pseudocomata strain CBS 415.72m chromosome 1 map unlocalized CBS415.72m_1, whole genome shotgun sequence genome has a segment encoding these proteins:
- the ISY1 gene encoding NineTeen Complex (NTC) component (COG:A; EggNog:ENOG503NWY7; BUSCO:EOG09264IOS), with translation MSGCQRQFFQMARNSEKAQSMLFRFREAQAADLGIIDAGRTRRPRAITEQTSIPACEKWRGQVLKEISRKVSRIQDISLSDYQIRDLNDEINKLMREKHMWEIQIKNLGGPNYMRGGGKVYDEAGREIQGGGKGYRYFGRAKELPGVKELFEAATKKREEDEKPLEERTDLNRRNVDAGYYGYAPGEEDELLLEYEKLKEKKAFEALRKAGNKEAPPGWEPLPGDIGDGRVWELPTLDEVQQELIDRRRARLLDQLQ, from the exons ATGTCAGGCT GCCAGCGCCAATTCTTCCAAATG GCGCGCAACTCCGAAAAAGCCCAGTCCATGCTCTTCCGCTTCCGCGAAGCCCAAGCCGCCGACCTCGGAATCATCGACGCAGGCCGAACCCGCCGTCCCCGCGCCATCACCGAGCAAACATCCATCCCCGCCTGCGAGAAATGGCGTGGCCAGGTCCTCAAAGAAATCTCCCGCAAGGTCTCCCGAATCCAAGACATCTCTCTCTCCGACTACCAAATCCGCGACCTGAACGATGAGATCAACAAGCTCATGCGGGAGAAACACATGTGGGAGATCCAAATCAAGAACCTGGGCGGGCCGAATTACatgaggggtggggggaaggtgTATGATGAGGCTGGGAGGGAGATTCaaggtggtgggaaggggtatAGGTATTTTGGACGGGCGAAGGAGCTGCCGGGGGTGAAAGAGCTGTTTGAGGCGgcgacgaagaagagggaggaggatgagaagccgttggaggagaggacgGATTTGAATAGGAGGAACGTGGATGCGGGGTATTATGGTTATGCgcctggggaggaggatgagctgtTGCTGGAGTATGAGAaactcaaggagaagaaggcgttTGAGGCGCTGAGGAAGGCGGGGAACAAAGAGGCACCGCCGGGGTGGGAGCCATTGCCGGGTGATATTGGGGATGGGAGAGTGTGGGAGTTGCCGACGTTGGATGAGGTGCAGCAGGAGCTGATTgacaggaggagggcgaggttgttggatcAGTTACAGTAA
- a CDS encoding uncharacterized protein (COG:F; EggNog:ENOG503NU4S), translated as MCFMAPTYQLSSVDGPCDQWATAVTTPRPAGQRGSRSGVPPLLPGNHQRADRQRCARNDSDQLRTTSSTSNILQLATGKMGLKTTIIGTVLATLAANPATAAQPRAARPIPAPMRNLVWGKLNFLHTTDTHGWHAGHLQESQYSADWGDYVSFAEHMRQKADDLGVDLLLVDTGDRVEGNGLYDASSPKGKYYYDIYKEQDVDVICTGNHELYIASTADREYERTVENFRGRYVASNLDYVKGDGERVEMAQRYRRFRTKNQGVEVVAMGFLFDFGGNANNTVVKRVGDVVREGWFQRLVREQEKPDLWLVIGHVGVQMEEFKTVFGEIRRWNGDAPILFFGGHVHVRDATSYDERSFAMASGRYFETIGWMSVDGAIKKAEDDPKGERGLSFHRRYIDNNLLGLYHHSGLNASTFHTEHGKNVTSMIAKARKELELDYTFGCAPQDYWMTRSPYPGPDSIYTLLEEEVIPDIAVNPKRKDVPRLVIANTGAIRFDIFKGAFTRDSTYITSPFLSVLNYISDVPYHAARKVIKLLNNAGKIMADAHMDNEFMAIPEQLSIRESIIYDTPANPFSEDGIQKPMGQHGHEEPFLVEGYTTRDDIGDDGDDALHSRINFYVVPNCIQSELSFPEEGEPETVDLVFFDFIQPWVLMALKFSGAVYTDKDVSLYVEGTFTELFAGWIEDNWPAKC; from the coding sequence ATGTGTTTCATGGCACCTACCTATCAACTGTCATCAGTTGACGGCCCATGTGATCAATGGGCGACAGCCGTGACAACGCCAAGACCTGCAGGCCAAAGAGGTTCTCGTTCAGGGGTGCCGCCACTTCTCCCTGGCAACCACCAACGCGCTGACCGTCAGCGATGCGCGCGGAACGACTCTGATCAATTGAGGACTACGAGCAGCACATCAAACATACTCCAACTGGCAACCGGCAAGATGGGCCTGAAAACAACCATCATCGGCACCGTCCTCGCGaccctcgccgccaaccccgcGACCGCGGCGCAACCGCGAGCCGCGCGGCCGATCCCCGCCCCGATGCGAAACCTCGTCTGGGGCAAACTAAACTTTTTGCACACGACCGACACGCACGGCTGGCACGCTGGCCATCTTCAGGAGTCACAATATTCGGCTGACTGGGGGGACTACGTCTCTTTTGCGGAGCACATGCGGCAAAAGGCGGATGATTTGGGAGTCGATCTCTTGCTTGTCGACACGGGGGACCGGGTGGAGGGGAACGGGCTGTATGACGCGAGCAGTCCGAAGGGGAAGTACTACTACGATATATACAAGGAGCAGGACGTGGACGTGATTTGCACGGGGAATCACGAGCTGTATATTGCGAGCACGGCGGATCGGGAGTATGAGAGGACGGTGGAGAATTTTAGGGGGAGGTATGTGGCTAGCAATTTGGATTACGtaaagggggatggggagagagTGGAGATGGCGCAGAGGTATAGGAGGTTTAGGACGAAGAAtcaaggggtggaggtggtggcgatggggTTTTTGTTTGATTTTGGGGGGAATGCGAATAATACTGTGGTGAAAagggttggggatgtggtgagggaggggtggtttcagcggttggtgagggagcaggagaagccgGATTTGTGGCTGGTTATTGGGCATGTGGGGGTGCAGATGGAGGAGTTTAAGACGGTTTTTGGGGAGATTAGGAGGTGGAATGGGGATGCGCCGATCTTGTTTTTTGGGGGCCATGTTCATGTCAGGGATGCGACGAGCTATGATGAGAGGAGCTTTGCGATGGCGAGTGGGCGGTATTTTGAGACGATTGGGTGGATGAGTGTTGACGGGGcgatcaagaaggccgaggatgatccaaagggggagagggggttgagttTTCATCGGAGGTATATCGATAACAACCTCCTTGGGTTGTATCATCACAGCGGGCTGAATGCTTCGACTTTTCATACCGAGCATGGCAAGAACGTCACGTCTATGATTGccaaggcgaggaaggagctgGAATTGGATTACACCTTTGGTTGCGCGCCACAGGACTACTGGATGACGAGGTCGCCGTATCCAGGACCTGACAGCATTTACACCctgctcgaggaggaggtcatccCGGATATCGCAGTCAACCCAAAGCGCAAAGACGTCCCCAGACTGGTGATCGCCAACACAGGCGCTATCAGATTCGACATCTTCAAGGGGGCCTTCACGCGGGACTCGACATACATCACCTCACCCTTCCTCAGCGTTCTCAACTACATCTCCGATGTCCCCTACCACGCCGCAAGGAAAGtcatcaagctcctcaatAACGCCGGGAAGATCATGGCTGACGCTCATATGGACAACGAGTTCATGGCCATCCCCGAGCAACTTTCCATCAGGGAGTCCATCATCTACGACACCCCTGCCAACCCTTTCTCCGAAGACGGTATCCAGAAGCCAATGGGTCAGCATGGGCATGAGGAGCCCTTTTTGGTTGAGGGATACACCACCCGGGATGATATCGGCGACGATGGTGACGACGCCCTCCACTCGAGGATCAACTTCTACGTGGTCCCCAACTGCATCCAGAGCGAGCTGTCGTTCCCGGAAGAGGGCGAGCCAGAGACGGTTGATTTGGTGTTCTTCGACTTTATTCAAccttgggtgttgatggcgttgaaGTTTAGCGGAGCCGTGTATACTGACAAGGACGTCAGTTTGTATGTTGAGGGGACGTTTACGGAGCTTTTCGCCGGGTGGATCGAGGACAATTGGCCGGCGAAGTGTTGA
- the SCO1 gene encoding Cu-binding protein (BUSCO:EOG09264ENO; EggNog:ENOG503NY20; COG:C) has protein sequence MSQRAMRATINVLPRAAIRQCLRSLSTASNMAARRPTTSCLPKPQTQTYQPLVQRRFKFKTVEEAKSRYRSGPFSWKAGILFLMTGAGLLFYFEKEKERMQRKRIAESTKGVGRPKVGGPFSLIDQNGNTVTDEDLKGRYSLVYFGFTHCPDICPEELDKMARMFDLVEEKRPGVLAPVFVTCDPARDGPKELKEYLAEFHPKFIGLTGTYDQIKAMCKAYRVYFSTPTEVKPGQDYLVDHSIYFYLMDPEGDFVEALGRQHSPDQAAKIIVDHMKEWKGPLKKV, from the exons aTGTCACAACGAGCGATGCGTGCCACAATTAACGTCCTGCCGAGAGCGGCAATTCGACAATGCCTACGATCCCTGTCCACAGCTAGCAACATGGCTGCCAGAAGACCGACGACATCCTGCCTTCCGAAACCACAGACACAAACCTACCAGCCATTGGTTCAACGGAGATTCAAGTTCAAGACAGTGGAGGAGGCAAAAAGTCGCTATCGTTCTGGG CCATTCTCATGGAAGGCTGGTATTCTCTTCCTCATGACTGGCGCCGGGCTCCTGTTTTactttgagaaggagaaggagcgcaTGCAGCGCAAGAGGATAGCAGAGTCAACCAAGGGTGTTGGAAGGCCCAAGGTGGGCGGGCCGTTCAGCTTGATTGACCAGAATGGCAACACTGTTACGGACGAGGACTTGAAGGGGCGCTACTCTCTT GTCTACTTTGGATTTACCCATTGTCCAGATATCTGCCCGGAAGAGCTCGACAAGATGGCGAGAATGTTCGATCTGGTAGAGGAGAAGCGTCCTGGTGTGCTGGCACCTGTATTTGTGACATGCGACCCCGCGCGTGACGGTCCCAAGGAGTTGAAGGAATATCTTGCCGAGTTCCATCCCAAGTTTATCGGTCTGACAGGCACATACGACCAGATCAAGGCCATGTGCAAGGCCTACCGGGTTTATTTCAGCACGCCGACCGAAGTCAAGCCAGGCCAGGATTACCTGGTCGACCACAGCATCTACTTCTACCTTATGGACCCCGAGGGAGACTTTGTGGAGGCGCTCGGCAGACAGCACTCTCCCGACCAAGCAGCCAAGATCATCGTGGATCATATGAAGGAGTGGAAGGGACCGCTGAAGAAGGTCTAG
- the WBP1 gene encoding oligosaccharyl transferase glycoprotein complex, beta subunit (COG:G; EggNog:ENOG503NWIM), with protein sequence MLRSTSPLLSLFSFLLCWGAALVSAVSISGNRLLAVFDEVGEKENYSKFLGDLEGRGFQITYETPKSESLVLFHLGERAYDHVIFFPTKTKGLGPNLTPQILVNFLNAKGNILHTLSSETTTPNTLVSLLAELDITLPTERTGLVVDHFSYDTLSAAETHDVLALPPPVPVRSDISPLFSAGAPKDALLAFPHGVGAVLGPREHLTPILRAPKTAYSYNPKEQADVLDVAELFAAGQQLSLITAFQAINSARFVLLGSAEMLQDKWFVTEIAAPGGKSVKTFNREFAKRVSAWAFQELGVLRVNWIEHHLNEVAAVNESNPHIYRVKNDVTYTISLSEYAYDKWTSFSLPANDILQLEFSMLSPFHRLPLTLDETHSTPEASAYTVSFKLPDQHGIFNFKVNYKRPFLTNVEEKNTVSVRHMAHDEWPRSFVISGAWPWIAGIGATVSGWVVFVALWMYSAPTDKKVGSKKTN encoded by the exons ATGTTACGGTCAACATCGCCGCTCCTTTCGTTATTTTCTTTCCTGCTATGCTGGGGGGCTGCACTTGTGTCGGCTGTTAGCATCTCCGGCAACAGGTTGCTGGCTGTGTTTGATGAAGTgggcgagaaggagaatTATAGCAAGTTTTTGGGCGATTTAGAGG GCAGAGGATTCCAAATCACATATGAGACCCCCAAGAGCGAgtccctcgtcctcttccacctcggcGAACGAGCTTACGATCATGTCATCTTCTTCCCGACCAAGACAAAGG GACTCGGCCCCAACCTGACGCCCCAAATTCTCGTCAACTTCCTCAACGCCAAGGGCAACATCCTccacaccctctcctccgagACTacaacccccaacaccctcgtctccctcctcgccgagctcgacatcaccctccccaccgaaCGCACCGGCCTCGTGGTCGACCACTTCTCCTACGAtaccctctccgccgccgaaACCCACGATGttctcgccctccccccacccgtCCCAGTGCGCAGTGAtatctcccccctcttctccgctGGCGCCCCCAAAgacgccctcctcgccttcccccACGGCGTTGGCGCTGTCCTCGGCCCCCGCGAGCATCTtacccccatcctccgcgcCCCCAAGACCGCCTACTCCTACAACCCCAAGGAGCAAGCCGACGTCCTCGATGTAGCCGAACTCTTTGCCGCCGGCCAGCagctctccctcatcaccgctTTCCAAGCGATCAACTCTGCCCGTTTTGTCCTTCTCGGTTCTGCCGAAATGCTCCAAGACAAGTGGTTCGTCACCGAGATCGCCGCCCCAGGTGGTAAATCCGTCAAGACCTTCAACCGCGAGTTCGCCAAGCGTGTCTCCGCCTGGGCGTTCCAGGAGTTGGGTGTTTTGAGGGTGAACTGGATCGAGCACCACCTCAACGAGGTGGCTGCTGTTAACGAGTCAAACCCCCATATCTACAGGGTAAAGAATGATGTT ACctacaccatctccctctcggAATACGCCTACGACAAGTggacctccttctccctccccgccaacgacatcctccagctcgaGTTCTCCATgctctcccccttccaccgtTTGCCTCTGACCCTCGACGAGACCCACTCCACCCCCGAAGCCTCGGCTTACACCGTCTCGTTCAAACTCCCCGATCAGCACGGCATCTTCAACTTCAAGGTCAATTACAAGCGCCCCTTTCTCACCAacgtcgaggagaagaacaCTGTGTCTGTCAGACACATGGCCCACGACGAGTGGCCCCGCAGCTTTGTCATTAGCGGTGCCTGGCCTTGGATTGCGGGCATCGGCGCAACGGTGagcgggtgggtggtgtttgttgctTTGTGGATGTACAGTGCCCCTACGGATAAGAAGGTGGGGAGCAAAAAGACCAACTAG
- the N19M gene encoding n19m, NADH-ubiquinone oxidoreductase 9.5 kDa subunit (COG:C; EggNog:ENOG503P6WN) translates to MPGATPRFWATPLKYCRWAARERPSLFWSCVIAGFGPLHLIVVPPVRRALGDYDAPQIPMTYPVPTTPRKKLTGYGDETE, encoded by the exons atgcCCGGCGCAACCCCCCGCTTCTGggccacccccctcaaatACTGCCGCTGGGCCGCCCGCGAGCGCCCTTCCCTCTTCTGGTCCTGCGTCATCGCCGGCTTCGGCCCTCTGcacctcatcgtcgtccctCCTGTCCGCCGCGCCCTGGGCGACTATGACGCGCCTCAGATCCCCATGACTTATCCCG TGCCAACTacgccgaggaagaagttgaCGGGATACGGGGACGAGACGGAGTAA
- a CDS encoding uncharacterized protein (COG:M; EggNog:ENOG503NW1Y): protein MSAPSSAPSAQPLRSALKNDNDGEGSKTPPLSALAKAVQIAEPESSPHDEASVKKQFPAGVGRRLSGRPGLSATPSRSSTLSQTPSIDVAGEIELTASPAPIEEPQNSGVASYHRHRIDRVSEKLVAQVAEWLHREKAKKESRKSRKHSSRRKSPPETPEAGRPRADSLESDSSEVSLDRLQRIIDDSMSALGLGSVPHLGPRLSKKHRKRSSRSLRGAASSDTEFFDGDVVVPSCDAALDNSKTMSYTGGKAADDNASISSRREDKEKQAWTVFKNEIIRLAHTLRLKGWRRVPLDSGEQISVERLSGALTNAVYVVSPPPESALLPAEGKKTPGKVLLRIYGPQVEHLIDRENELSVLRRLARKKIGPRLLGTFLNGRFEQYLNAAALTSQSMREPDTSRQIAKRMRELHDGVELLEEEKDLGPSVWRNWDKWLAQVEKTVLFLDKQYNDGPNDLSRGPCDSWKKKGYVCGVEWPAFKELVRKYREFLDGQYGDPKKIREKLLLMFGAQTQYGNILRVRPDDQKSPLLQPANEHKQLVVIDFEYAGANIPGLEFANHFSEWTYDYHDARYPHVCDTAKYPNVEQQRRFIRAYVDHRPRFPYIDSAKSTPATTPTGTGPGTSTHTAGSTTSIADFMLDARVPAGGWKEEERKREAATEKRVKELMEETKLWRTANSAQWVAWGLVQAKIPGLKVSSDGEAEDVTPAEEETEEDADAFDYLGYTQSRAYFFLGDCVQLGLIKLEYLPEETRGRVKIVEV, encoded by the exons ATGTCCGCACCCTCTTCGGCACCCTCGGCTCAGCCGCTGCGTTCGGCTCTGAAGAACGAcaatgatggtgagggttcCAAAACCCCGCCCTTGAGCGCACTGGCCAAAG CCGTTCAGATTGCTGAACCTGAGTCGTCGCCTCACGATGAGGCCTCAGTCAAGAAGCAGTTTCCTGCAGGCGTTGGCAGGAGGCTGAGTGGACGCCCTGGTCTGTCTGCCACGCCGTCTAGGTCCTCGACTCTCAGCCAGACTCCCAGCATCGATGTTGCCGGCGAAATCGAGCTCACTGCTTCTCCGGCACCCATTGAAGAACCTCAGAACAGTGGCGTCGCCTCCTACCACCGCCATAGAATTGATCGCGTGAGTGAGAAGTTGGTAGCTCAGGTGGCTGAATGGCTCCACCGAGAGAAAGCCAAGAAGGAGTCTAGAAAGAGTCGGAAGCATTCTTCGCGCCGCAAGTCACCTCCAGAGACGCCTGAAGCCGGTCGTCCTCGTGCCGATTCTCTCGAGTCTGATTCGAGTGAAGTGTCTCTTGATCGACTTCAGAGGATTATCGACGACAGCATGTCGGCTTTGGGGCTGGGGTCTGTTCCTCACCTAGGACCTCGTCTAAGCAAGAAGCACCGGAAGAGGTCTAGTAGGAGCCTCAGAGGTGCGGCATCATCGGACACGGAATTTttcgatggtgatgttgtggttCCCAGCTGTGATGCAGCCCTCGACAACTCCAAGACCATGAGCTACACTGGAGGCAAGGCGGCCGACGACAACGCTTCTATCTCTAGCCGCAGGGAGGATAAAGAGAAGCAAGCCTGGACTGTGTTCAAGAATGAAATCATTCGTTTGGCACACACGCTGAGGCTCaaagggtggaggagggtgcccCTTGACAGCGGAGAGCAGATCTCAGTTGAACGTCTCAGCGGCGCATTGACAAACGCTGTGTATGTGGTCTCGCCGCCCCCTGAATCGGCACTGCTTCCcgccgagggcaagaagacgCCGGGCAAGGTGCTGCTAAGAATCTATGGTCCCCAGGTGGAGCACCTCATCGACCGTGAAAATGAGCTGAGCGTGCTTAGAAGGCTGGCCAGAAAGAAGATTGGCCCTCGCCTGCTTGGCACTTTTTTGAACGGTCGGTTTGAGCAATACCTCAACGCTGCTGCGCTCACTTCGCAAAGCATGCGGGAGCCGGATACTTCCAGACAGATTGCTAAGCGCATGAGGGAGCTTCATGACGGCGtggagctgttggaggaagagaaggaccTTGGCCCCAGTGTTTGGAGAAACTGGGACAAGTGGCTTGCCCAAGTCGAGAAGACTGTTTTGTTCCTTGACAAGCAATACAATGACGGGCCAAACGACCTGTCTCGTGGTCCTTGCGACagctggaagaagaagggttATGTCTGCGGAGTGGAATGGCCGGCCTTTAAGGAGCTGGTCCGAAAGTATCGCGAGTTTCTTGATGGCCAGTATGGCGACCCGAAGAAGATCAGAGAGAAGCTT CTACTGATGTTTGGTGCGCAGACTCAATACGGCAATATTCTCCGCGTCCGTCCGGACGATCAGAAATCACCCCTTCTTCAGCCCGCCAACGAGCACAAGCAATTGGTTGTTATTGATTTTGAGTATGCCGGTGCCAACATTCCAGGACTTGAGTTTGCCAACCATTTCTCCGAATGGACATACGACTATCATGACGCACGGTACCCTCATGTTTGCGACACCGCCAAGTATCCCAACGTTGAACAGCAGCGCCGGTTTATCAGGGCCTATGTCGATCATAGGCCTAGGTTCCCGTATATTGACTCTGCCAAAAGCACGCCCGCCACGACACCCACAGGGACCGGACCAGGAACTTCTACTCACACGGCGGGATCTACAACCTCTATTGCTGACTTTATGCTGGATGCCCGCGTCCCAGCCggtgggtggaaggaggaggagagaaagagggaagCGGCGACGGAGAAGCGAGTCAAGgagctgatggaggagacCAAACTCTGGCGCACAGCCAACAGCGCCCAGTGGGTTGCGTGGGGTCTTGTCCAGGCTAAGATTCCTGGTTTGAAGGTTTCCTCGGATGGCGAGGCGGAAGATGTGACTccagccgaggaggagactgAAGAGGATGCCGATGCGTTTGATTATCTTGGATATACACAGTCGAGAGCCTACTTTTTTCTGGGTGATTGTGTTCAACTTGGTTTGATCAAGTTGGAGTATCTTCCCGAGGAGACTAGGGGACGGGTGAAGATTGTTGAGGTTTGA